A genomic segment from Perca flavescens isolate YP-PL-M2 chromosome 13, PFLA_1.0, whole genome shotgun sequence encodes:
- the emc6 gene encoding ER membrane protein complex subunit 6, which yields MTGVVAKREGPQFISEVAVRGNAGVLDYCRTSVSALSGATAGILGLTGLYGFIFYFLASFLLSLLLILKAGRRWNKCFKSRRLLFTGGLVGGLFTYVLFWTFLYGMVHVY from the coding sequence ATGACAGGAGTTGTAGCCAAGCGTGAGGGACCACAGTTCATCAGCGAAGTAGCTGTGAGGGGAAACGCCGGCGTCCTGGACTACTGCCGCACCTCTGTTTCCGCTCTCTCCGGAGCAACAGCTGGCATCCTCGGGCTGACTGGACTCTACggcttcattttttatttcctcgcctcttttcttctctctctgctgctcattCTCAAGGCCGGACGGCGATGGAACAAATGCTTTAAGTCGCGGCGGCTGCTTTTCACCGGGGGCCTCGTCGGAGGTCTTTTCACTTACGTCCTGTTCTGGACTTTCCTCTACGGAATGGTGCATGTGTACTAA